The genomic stretch ACGACGACCGCCACCCTGGACGAGGTAGAAGCACACAGCCGGGAGATCTGCGGCTACTCCGAGATCGACTATGAGCGCAACAAGGCCGCATGGCTCAAAGACCAGCCACCCGTGAAACTCGACTCTGACGCCGTACTGTCCCAACTCGACCAGTTCGAAGCCGGAGCCCGGCATCGTGGAGTCACCCACACGACGTTCCGCCGAATCACCGAGGCATTGAGCCTCAACGGCTCCCTGCGCGAGGACCTGCGACAACTCCTGATCGGCGCCCGCCCCGAACGATATGCGGCACCACTCTGGAAAGTTAATTAGCTTACCAATTCCGCACCCCTCGCTGTTCGACATACTCACAGGCCCTGAGGAGCACGCCCTCCACAGTGCCCGATCCCATGAGCATATCGATGAAGCTACCTACGAGATGGACACTGTAGAACCAGATTTGAACCTCATCTTCCGTGATGGGAAGTTTCAGAGCGTTTCGCCATTCTGCGGGATCCATGTCCGCCTGCATGGCCCAGAAAGATCCAGCAACGACTGGAACTGCCGTACGAGCCGAACCCAGGTGCCTGCCTTCCAAAATCTTGCAGAAAACCAGATCAGCTAGCGAGAACTGGTCGTGAGCGTCCCTCCCATCTTCCGTTAGCAACCTGATTCGCCCGCCCTCGCCCTGTGCGTAGTACGGCAGATACAGAGCAGTCAGGAGCGTGATTAGACCGCCGACGACCTCACCTAGATCCTCGTCTGCGAGCCCCGCTGCAACCGACTCCAAGCGCACCTCTCCGCGCTCCAACGCCAGGATTCGATTAGTTGCCTCCCTCACAGCTCCAGGATTCGAAACACATTCCGAATCATCCTTTATCCATCGCTCCGCCTCACGGAAGCCGATCAACGCCGCAACGCGGCGGCGGCCATTTGTCAGGTACACAATTTCGGCACCGTGTTCGACTCTGCTGGCCAGCTTCCCAATCTGGCCTCTGGCGTCAGTGATACCAACGTCAGACCATGGCACTTCCCGATATGCCCCCATGCCGAGACATGTTAGCGGCCAGTGAGCCCCACGGGGAGTCGGCTCCTGTACATCCCCTGTACAGGGATGTACAGGGGCTTGCTTGGCATCTTCCGAGGAAGGCTTCAACCTCTTTTCCAGCAGGATCATGCCGCCGAAAGGATTAAGGGGGTTCCATGCCTAGCCTCGCAAGAAGCAAGATCGTGATGCGGAAGTGGAGGGAGAAGGCTCGAGGTGACGTGTCATTAGCACTGGTGATCGTCATTACCCAGGGAGCTGTGACATGGGTAAGTCCCACTGTCAGCAACACCGCAGTCGCCGCTGCAACAGTGGTACTAGCCGTCACAGAGTTCCGGAACCGTAGAAA from Streptomyces davaonensis JCM 4913 encodes the following:
- a CDS encoding type II toxin-antitoxin system Phd/YefM family antitoxin; translated protein: MILLEKRLKPSSEDAKQAPVHPCTGDVQEPTPRGAHWPLTCLGMGAYREVPWSDVGITDARGQIGKLASRVEHGAEIVYLTNGRRRVAALIGFREAERWIKDDSECVSNPGAVREATNRILALERGEVRLESVAAGLADEDLGEVVGGLITLLTALYLPYYAQGEGGRIRLLTEDGRDAHDQFSLADLVFCKILEGRHLGSARTAVPVVAGSFWAMQADMDPAEWRNALKLPITEDEVQIWFYSVHLVGSFIDMLMGSGTVEGVLLRACEYVEQRGVRNW